A region of the Pirellulales bacterium genome:
CCGCAGCCTGGGCTCAGGCCGCGGACGAAAAGCCCAGCTATCGGGAATCGCTCGTATTCCCCCTTAACCCACAGCACAACCACGCGCCCGGCATTGTCGAATGCCCCAATGGCGACCTGCTGGTCAGTTGGTATCGGGGGGCGGGCGAGCGATCGGCCGACGACGTGGCAGTGTTCGGCGCCCGGCAACGTAAGGGACGGAACGACTGGAGCGAAGCGTTCTTGCTGGTCGATACGCCGGGCTTTCCGGACTGCAACACCACGATGATGATCGACGCGCAAAAGCGACTGTGGCTGTTCTGGCCTTTGATCCTGGCCAATACCTGGGAATCCTGTCTGACCGAATATCGCACCTCGAGCGATTACCAGGGGGACGGTCCCCCGAAGTGGGACTGGCAAGGCGTGATCCCGCTGGCACCGCCACGGTTCGCCGAAAAAATGAACGCCACGCTCGATTCGCTGGGGGCCGAAAAAGAACAGGCCAGCATCCGCGCCAAGGTCTTCACCGAACGAGTGCGCGAAATGCTGAAGGACAAGCTATCGCACCGCTTGGGCTGGCAGCCCCGCTGCAAACCGACGGTATTGCCCTCGGGCCGCATCCTGCTGCCGCTCTATACGGACACGTATTCAGTTTCCGTCATGGCGATCAGTGACGACAACGGAAACTCGTGGCATGCCAGCGAGCCGATCTGCGGTTTCGGTAACATTCAGCCAGCCGTACTGCGTCGGAACGATGGCACGTTGGTCGCCTATATGCGCGAGAACGGCATTCTCGACAAGATTCGCATCAGCGAATCAAAAGACGACGGCGAAACCTGGGGGCCTGTCGGCGTGGCTGACCTGCCGAATCCCGGTGCCGGAATCGATGGCGTCCGTCTGGCGAATGGTCACTGGCTATTGATCT
Encoded here:
- a CDS encoding sialidase family protein, encoding MKSHRCLSIVQISVTCLVVSGLSAAWAQAADEKPSYRESLVFPLNPQHNHAPGIVECPNGDLLVSWYRGAGERSADDVAVFGARQRKGRNDWSEAFLLVDTPGFPDCNTTMMIDAQKRLWLFWPLILANTWESCLTEYRTSSDYQGDGPPKWDWQGVIPLAPPRFAEKMNATLDSLGAEKEQASIRAKVFTERVREMLKDKLSHRLGWQPRCKPTVLPSGRILLPLYTDTYSVSVMAISDDNGNSWHASEPICGFGNIQPAVLRRNDGTLVAYMRENGILDKIRISESKDDGETWGPVGVADLPNPGAGIDGVRLANGHWLLIYNDTTKGRNSLAVSISEDEGKTWPITRHLEKHEDGSYHYPAVIQGADGTLHFIYSYFVKGGKSMKHIAANEAWVRQLDAADPSAK